From the genome of Nicotiana tabacum cultivar K326 chromosome 17, ASM71507v2, whole genome shotgun sequence:
TCTCAGAAATTTTCTGAGATTCTGCTTCCAGTTCTCTCTTCAAGTTTGGTTTTCCTGCAGTCAACGTAGGGCTCATATAAGGAGGTGATAAATACTTGCTCTTCTTTCTTTCCCTTGACAGAGGGCCCCCATTTGTGTCCTGCTGGTCACCAATTTCATCACGCTCAGGAATTGAAACACTGAGGTTCTTTGTTTTAGCCAAGTCAGTGTCACCGGGTTTGTTGCCTACCCTCTTACCAACTTTTTCATCGACACTCTTAGAACTGCTAGTGTGACCTTTAGCTTGCTCACCAGACTTCCTCCTCCTTTTCTTCTCAGGCGTTTCAACAGGCGAAGGTGTAGAATCTTCCATAAGTTCAGCAACacttttctgctttcttttgtgaGAGATCTTGTCACAAGCAGTCAGAGGGCCCTTTGCAGGGCCAGATTTTGGAGTTTCTTCTTCTGATGGACCCAGAATAGGAACCTCGATAGGTATGCTAAAGTCATTTGCATCAACAACTTGATCCTTCTTGTCCTCAAGGCCTTCAACTTGCAGGGGTTCACAATATAGAGCCAAAGGGCATCCACATGTAGCACGATAAAAAGCAGATAGCCAACTTTTCAAGACAGCAAACTCAAGTATATTGGAATTAGAGTTTGTTCGTGCATAATGTTTTAGAACTTTAAGTATTCCAGCAGGTTCATACTGAGAAAGTAATAGTCTGACAGTTTCTCCTTCAGGTAGTCGAACTCCCTTTTTAATTCCAGCATTCACTGCCAATGGCCAACTGAGTCCACAACGACTCTCTTCAGAGATGCATTGGCAAGTCATACCAAACTCCACAAGCACACTAATTTCATCCAAGGCCTTTTCAACAGCATATAAGAAGCTCTTGGAAGCGCTCTGCTTCGACATTTTTTCAAAGTTGTCCACAAAAGGCACCAACTGCGCAGGGGGGCACCAAGAAAATGAGCCATCTCCAAAGTATGCAACTAGCAATCGACCTGTTTGACTAAACTTCAAAGCAAAGTCCGAGGCACAGGAAGCATCATAAATACGTCCTGGCCACCATGGATGACTCTTAATCTTGCCCCAAACAAAATCACCCACAGTATACACATGTTTTACACTCCTTGCATCTTCCCCAGAATTATCATCTTCTGTTCCCCCATCAACCATCTCATTTTCCATTTTCTCAGTTTCATTCTCCTCTACATTCATTCCCTTAAACAAATGCCCAGATCCTTGCTCTTCTTCTGTCCCTTGACTACCCCGCTCTGTACCACTCCTCTCAACGTCTTTTCCCCCATCAACAGCATCAACCATCTCAGTTTCTGTTTGCTCAGCTCCATTCTCCTCTCCATTCATTCCCTTACTACCACACTCTTTTAAACTCCCATCAACATTTTCCAGTGACCGATGAACTTCCACCAAAAGAGAAATTCCATCACCATTGAACTTGTTCCCAGTCGCAACAACTGGCCCGGTAGTAGCACCAGTATCCG
Proteins encoded in this window:
- the LOC107813007 gene encoding PWWP domain-containing protein 6, whose amino-acid sequence is MSMDQNTEKTKTLAGLAAEALDSETLMADTGSVPVHVLLDKAPRVSQVDHQLNVNGNADTGATTGPVVATGNKFNGDGISLLVEVHRSLENVDGSLKECGSKGMNGEENGAEQTETEMVDAVDGGKDVERSGTERGSQGTEEEQGSGHLFKGMNVEENETEKMENEMVDGGTEDDNSGEDARSVKHVYTVGDFVWGKIKSHPWWPGRIYDASCASDFALKFSQTGRLLVAYFGDGSFSWCPPAQLVPFVDNFEKMSKQSASKSFLYAVEKALDEISVLVEFGMTCQCISEESRCGLSWPLAVNAGIKKGVRLPEGETVRLLLSQYEPAGILKVLKHYARTNSNSNILEFAVLKSWLSAFYRATCGCPLALYCEPLQVEGLEDKKDQVVDANDFSIPIEVPILGPSEEETPKSGPAKGPLTACDKISHKRKQKSVAELMEDSTPSPVETPEKKRRRKSGEQAKGHTSSSKSVDEKVGKRVGNKPGDTDLAKTKNLSVSIPERDEIGDQQDTNGGPLSRERKKSKYLSPPYMSPTLTAGKPNLKRELEAESQKISEITRIGERMANAARHILSSPATNGNEAVKKKKAERFDMTFDTMDIDSVDEVLSEVQSTAVNPLFLKNRSLEKTRGFISTFRNSVYLDGSNYKQYHKVKTGKKRKSRPSSQGTVDEEAGTETSPVILMVTFSAGFSLPSDDEVIQIYNKFGDLNEKETKVLHDSNSVQVVYMRGSDTEEAFQESVKQSPFGATQVNFRIIYPSNSEIPLSSLRSAKGKSQVQLIKQKLKGMSSILEKCNGKITTKEKAELEGEIKGLLEKVSAVTSTNP